The window GCCAGCGGGCTCCCCGTCGGGGGAGATCTGGAGTACGCGGACGAGGTCACGCTGGGGCGGGCCTTTGAAGGAAGGCGACTTCTCGATGTCTGACGCAACGCTGCACGCCCTGGGTCAGGACCCGGACGACTTCGCCGTCCAGATCGCGGACCAGATCGAGTCCTTCATCGTCGCGGTCACCGAGGTGGCCAAGGGCGAGGACCCGGACAGCGCCGTGCCCTTCCTCCTCCTGGAGGTCTCGCAGCTGCTGCTGGCGGGCGGCCGGCTGGGCGCGTACCAGGACGTCCTGCCCGACGAGCGCTACGAGCCGGACCTCGGACCGGAGCCGGACGTGGACGAGCTGCGCGAGCGGTTCGCCTACATGCTGGACCCGGTCGACGTGTACTCCGAGGTCTTCGACCCGTACGAGCCGCGCAAGGTCCCGGTCGCGCACCGGATCTCCGACGACCTCGCGGACGTGGTCGCCGACCTGCGGCACGGGTTGGCCCACTACCGGGCGGGCCGGACGACCGAGGCGCTGTGGTGGTGGCAGTTCTCGTACTTCTCCAACTGGGGCTCGACGGCCTCGGCGACCCTGCGCGCGCTCCAGTCGCTCGTGGCCCACGTACGGCTGGACCAGCCGCTGGAGGAGCTCGACGGTCTGGACACCGACGAGGACCTGACCGAGGACGATCTCGCGGAGCAGGCGGGGCGCGTGATGGTCCAGGAAATCGCAGGTCCGCTGGGTCTGGGCGGCAATCGAAGCCGCAGCGCGAGCGAACCCATCCTTTGATCGTTTAGTCTCATGATGTGGTACGAAGCGGTCGGATCGCGGCCGCTCGTTAGACTGCACCAGCAATGAGACGGACTGAGCGAGGAGCGCACGTGGGCCTTGTCGTGCAGAAGTACGGAGGTTCCTCCGTAGCGGATGCCGAAGGCATCAAGCGTGTCGCCAAGCGAATCGTGGATGCCAAGAAGAACGGCCACCAGGTGGTCGTCGTGGTATCCGCGATGGGCGACACGACGGACGAGCTGATCGATCTCGCCGAGCAGGTGTCCCCGATGCCTGCCGGCCGCGAATTCGACATGCTGCTGACCGCCGGAGAGCGGATCTCCATGGCCCTGTTGGCCATGGCGATCAAAAACCTGGGCCACGAGGCCCAGTCGTTCACGGGCAGCCAGGCAGGTGTCATCACCGACTCGGTGCACAACAAAGCGCGCATCATCGATGTCACGCCGGGCCGAATCCGCACCGCGCTGGACGAGGGCAACATCGCCATCGTCGCCGGTTTCCAGGGCGTGTCGGCGGACAGCAAGGACATCACCACCCTCGGACGCGGCGGCTCGGACACGACCGCCGTGGCGCTCGCCGCGGCGCTCGACGCCGAGGTCTGCGAGATCTACACCGATGTCGACGGCGTCTTCACCGCGGACCCCCGCGTCGTGAAGAAGGCCAGAAAGATCGACTGGATCTCCTCCGAGGACATGCTGGAGCTGGCGGCCTCCGGGTCCAAGGTGCTGCTGCACCGCTGCGTCGAGTACGCACGCCGCTACGACATCCCGATCCACGTCCGTTCGTCCTTCTCCGGACTGCCGGGCACGTGGGTCAGCAACGAGAATCCGCAAGGGGACGAGCCGGTGGAGCACGCCATCATCTCCGGAGTCGCTCATGACGTCTCCGAAGCCAAGATCACGGTCGTAGGCGTTCCGGACAAGCCGGGCGAGGCCGCGGCGATCTTCCGCGCCATCGCGGACGCCGAGATCAACATCGACATGATCGTGCAGAACGTGTCCGCCGCCTCCACGGGCCTGACGGACATCTCCTTCACCCTCCCCAAGGCCGAGGGCCACAAGGCCATCGACGCCCTGGAGAAGGCGAAGGGCGCGATCGGCTTCGAGTCCCTGCGCTACGACGACCAGATCGGCAAGATCTCCCTGGTCGGCGCGGGCATGAAGACCAACCCGGGCGTCACCGCCTCGTTCTTCCAGGCCCTGTCCGACGCGGGCGTGAACATCGAGCTGATCTCCACCTCGGAGATCCGCATCTCGGTCGTCACCCGCCAGGACGACGTCAACGAGGCCGTCCGTGCCGTGCACACGGCCTTCGGACTCGACTCCGACAGCGACGAGGCCGTCGTCTACGGAGGCACCGGACGATGACGCCGACCCGGTCGACCCCGGCACCGGCACTCGCCGTGGTCGGGGCGACCGGAGCGGTCGGTTCGGTCCTGCTCGGGCTCCTGTCCCAGCGGGCCGACGTCTGGGGCGACATCCGCCTGATCGCCTCCCCCCGCTCGGCCGGCCGTGTGCTGGCCGTGCGCGGGGAGGAGATCGAGGTGCTCGCCCTCACCGAGGACGCCTTCGACGGCCTCGGACCGGGCGACGTCGTGATCTTCCTGACCCCGGCCGATGTCTCGGCGCGCTGGGCGCCCGTCGTCACCACGCGCGGAGCCGTGGCCGTGGACCAGTCGCCCGCCTTCCGGGACGACCCCGAGGTGCCGCTGGTGGTGCCCGAGGTGAACGGCCACGCCGTACGGATGCGGCCGCGCGGCATCGTGGCGGGCCCGGACTGCGTGACCGCCTCGATGATCGCCGCGCTGGGCGCGCTGCACGCCGAGTACGGGCTGGCCGACCTGGTCGTCTCCTCGTACCAGGCCGCGAGCGCCGCGGGCCGGGGCGGAACCGAGACACTGCGCCGCCAGATGTCGATGGTGGCGGGGACCTCCCTGGGGGAACAGCCCGGGGACGTGCGCCGTGCCGTGGGCGAGGACACCGGCCCCTTCGCGGCCCCGCTCGCCCTGAACGTGGTGCCCTGGTCCGGTGAGCTGCGCGAGGACGGCTGGTCCTCGCACGAGCTGGCCGTACGGGCGGAGACCCGGCGGATCCTCGACCTCGCGGACCTGCCGATCGCGGTGACCTGCGTACAGGTCCCGGTGCTGACCGGGCACTCCCTGTCGGTGCGGGCCCGGTTCGAGCGCGAGGTGGACGCCGGGCACGCGCGGGAGATCCTGGAGGCGGCGCCCGGGGTGGTCCTGGTCGACGAGCCCGCCGCGGGGGAGTTCCCCACTCCCGTGGACGCGGCCGGCACGGACCCGGCGTGGGTGGGACGGGTGCGGGCCTCGCTCGACGACCGGCGGGCCCTGGAGTTCTTCGTTTGTGCGGACAATCTCCGCAAAGGCGCGGCCCTGAATGCGACGCAGATCTCGGAACTGATTGCGGGTGAATTTGCGTAATTCGCTTTGTAGGATCGGTGTCGATCCCTTGATCAAGGTGATGGCCCGACTGCCGCCTGGATAAATGGGGCAACCGGGAAGAGCGGGTACGCATGAGCGCAATGGGGATATTGCCGGAAACTCTGGCTCGCGCGTACAACCCTGACGGGGGGACGCGTGTCCAACAGGCGTGGCAGAGGCATTGCTCGACTTCACCGTCATACCGGTGCGTACCGGGATCATTCCCCCGCGCCGGCGATCGGACCTGCCCGGCGGCCTTCCTGTGATCGTGCCCGTCCCGCCGGCGAGCGCGGCGACGTCCACGCCGTCCGTCGTACCGACCCGGGGCGGCCGCGTGCCCTCACCCCGGGATAGCGCCGGCGCCCCCGGGAGCAACGCCGCCGACGACACGGCGGTCAAGGCCGCCCCGAACGCGGTCGAGCCGGGCAGCGCCCAGGCCCCCCCGGCGCACCCGGACGCGGCGGGCGCCGACACCGAGAAGGTCGTCGTGGCCGGCACCACGGTCGACCACCTCACCGAGACCTACCAGGCCCACTACCGCTCCCTCCTGGGCCTGGCCGCCCTGCTCCTCGACGACACCGCCTCCTGCGAGGACGTGGTCCAAGAGGCCTTCATCCGCGTCCACTCGGCCCGCAACCGGGTCCGGGACCGCGACAAGACCCTGGCCTACCTGCGCCAGACCGTCGTCAACCTCTCCCGCTCCGCGCTGCGCCGCCGCATCCTCGGCCTGAAGCTGCTGTCCAAGCCGATGCCGGACATGGCCAGCGCGGAGGAGGGTGCCTACGACCAACTGGAACGGGACGACCTGATCAAGTCCATGCGGGGGCTCCAACGACGCCAGCGCGAGGTCCTCGTGCTGCGCTACTTCGCGGACATGACGGAGGTTCAGGTCGCCGAGACACTCGGCATATCGCTCGGCTCGGTGAAGGCGTACGGATCGCGGGGCATTGCCGCGCTGCGGGTGGCGATGGAGGCTGCGCAGTCATGATGGACGACCGGAAGAACGACGCCGAAGGCGCCGACGAACAGGCGCTGCGGAGCCTGCTGAGCGG of the Streptomyces sp. NBC_01426 genome contains:
- a CDS encoding SigE family RNA polymerase sigma factor gives rise to the protein MIPPRRRSDLPGGLPVIVPVPPASAATSTPSVVPTRGGRVPSPRDSAGAPGSNAADDTAVKAAPNAVEPGSAQAPPAHPDAAGADTEKVVVAGTTVDHLTETYQAHYRSLLGLAALLLDDTASCEDVVQEAFIRVHSARNRVRDRDKTLAYLRQTVVNLSRSALRRRILGLKLLSKPMPDMASAEEGAYDQLERDDLIKSMRGLQRRQREVLVLRYFADMTEVQVAETLGISLGSVKAYGSRGIAALRVAMEAAQS
- a CDS encoding aspartate kinase; the protein is MGLVVQKYGGSSVADAEGIKRVAKRIVDAKKNGHQVVVVVSAMGDTTDELIDLAEQVSPMPAGREFDMLLTAGERISMALLAMAIKNLGHEAQSFTGSQAGVITDSVHNKARIIDVTPGRIRTALDEGNIAIVAGFQGVSADSKDITTLGRGGSDTTAVALAAALDAEVCEIYTDVDGVFTADPRVVKKARKIDWISSEDMLELAASGSKVLLHRCVEYARRYDIPIHVRSSFSGLPGTWVSNENPQGDEPVEHAIISGVAHDVSEAKITVVGVPDKPGEAAAIFRAIADAEINIDMIVQNVSAASTGLTDISFTLPKAEGHKAIDALEKAKGAIGFESLRYDDQIGKISLVGAGMKTNPGVTASFFQALSDAGVNIELISTSEIRISVVTRQDDVNEAVRAVHTAFGLDSDSDEAVVYGGTGR
- a CDS encoding aspartate-semialdehyde dehydrogenase, whose amino-acid sequence is MTPTRSTPAPALAVVGATGAVGSVLLGLLSQRADVWGDIRLIASPRSAGRVLAVRGEEIEVLALTEDAFDGLGPGDVVIFLTPADVSARWAPVVTTRGAVAVDQSPAFRDDPEVPLVVPEVNGHAVRMRPRGIVAGPDCVTASMIAALGALHAEYGLADLVVSSYQAASAAGRGGTETLRRQMSMVAGTSLGEQPGDVRRAVGEDTGPFAAPLALNVVPWSGELREDGWSSHELAVRAETRRILDLADLPIAVTCVQVPVLTGHSLSVRARFEREVDAGHAREILEAAPGVVLVDEPAAGEFPTPVDAAGTDPAWVGRVRASLDDRRALEFFVCADNLRKGAALNATQISELIAGEFA
- a CDS encoding DUF5063 domain-containing protein, with the translated sequence MSDATLHALGQDPDDFAVQIADQIESFIVAVTEVAKGEDPDSAVPFLLLEVSQLLLAGGRLGAYQDVLPDERYEPDLGPEPDVDELRERFAYMLDPVDVYSEVFDPYEPRKVPVAHRISDDLADVVADLRHGLAHYRAGRTTEALWWWQFSYFSNWGSTASATLRALQSLVAHVRLDQPLEELDGLDTDEDLTEDDLAEQAGRVMVQEIAGPLGLGGNRSRSASEPIL